A window of Excalfactoria chinensis isolate bCotChi1 chromosome Z, bCotChi1.hap2, whole genome shotgun sequence contains these coding sequences:
- the LMNB1 gene encoding lamin-B1, which produces MAAAAAPLLLQPQGSAGSAALSPTRISRLQEKEELRQLNDRLAIYIDKVRSLETENSALQRRVSEREQVCGREISGLKELFETELADARKTLDDTARERAKLQIELGKLRAEHEQLLNSYAKKDSDLNAAQVKLREFEAALNAKEAALATALGDMRSQEEKLEDLRDENVQLKASLAAAKKDLADETLQKVDLENRCQSLMEDLEFRKNMYDEEIKEMKRKHETRLVEVDSGRQIEYEHKLSQALKEIREQHDAQVKLYKEELEQTYSSKLENIRQSSEMHSCTANTVREELHESRIRIETLSSHIADIQKESRAWQDRVHELEEALSKERENCRKILAESEREVAEMRNIMQQQFSDYEQLLDVKLTLDMEISAYRKLLESEEERLRLSPSSRVTVSQASSSRSVRTTRGKRKRIDVEESEASSSVSISHSASATGNISIEEIDVDGKFIRLKNTSKQDQPMGGWELIRKIRNTSASYRYTSRYVLKAGQTVTIWAANAGVTASPPTDLIWKNQNSWGTGEDVKVVLKNSQGEEVAQRSTVFKTTVGEREEEEDEEGEREVPEAVVHQQASSRESDRSCVVM; this is translated from the exons ATGGCGGCGGCCGCCGCGCCACTGttgctgcagccccagggctctgcaggcagtGCGGCACTAAGCCCCACACGCATCTCGAGactgcaggagaaggaggaacTGCGGCAACTGAACGACCGGCTGGCCATCTACATCGACAAGGTGCGCAGCCTAGAGACAGAGAACAGCGCACTGCAACGGCGCGTCTCCGAGCGGGAGCAGGTATGCGGCCGCGAGATCAGCGGCTTGAAGGAGCTTTTCGAGACGGAGCTGGCCGACGCCCGCAAGACACTGGACGACACAGCACGGGAGCGTGCCAAGCTGCAGATCGAGCTGGGCAAGTTGCGCGCCGAGCACGAGCAGCTCCTTAACAG CTATGCAAAAAAGGACTCTGATCTTAATGCAGCTCAAGTCAAGCTTCGAGAATTTGAAGCAGCGCTGAATGCTAAAGAAGCTGCGCTGGCCACAGCTCTTGGCGATATGAGAAGTCAGGAAGAAAAACTTGAGGATTTAAGGGATGAAAATGTGCAG CTCAAGGCTTCTTTAGCTGCAGCCAAGAAAGATCTTGCAGATGAAACTCTGCAGAAGGTGGATCTAGAAAATCGCTGTCAGAGCCTCATGGAGGATTTGGAATTCCGTAAGAATATGTATGAtgag GAAATCaaggagatgaaaagaaaacatgaaactCGCTTAGTTGAAGTTGACTCTGGGCGTCAAATAGAATATGAGCATAAACTATCCCAAGCACTAAAGGAAATAAGAGAGCAGCATGATGCACAAGTGAAACTGTACAAAGAGGAGCTTGAACAGACTTACAGTAGCAAA CTTGAAAATATTAGACAGTCTTCTGAGATGCACAGTTGCACAGCCAACACAGTAAGAGAAGAACTTCATGAAAGTCGTATACGAATTGAAACACTGTCTTCccatattgctgatattcaGAAAGAG TCTAGAGCATGGCAAGATAGAGTGCATGAGCTTGAGGAGGCCTTGTCCAAGGAGCGGGAAAACTGTCGCAAAATTCTGGCTGAGAGTGAGAGAGAAGTGGCAGAGATGAGAAATATAATGCAGCAGCAATTCAGTGACTACGAACAACTTCTGGATGTTAAACTGACACTTGATATGGAAATCAGTGCATACCGGAAATTGCTGGAGAGTGAAGAGGAGAG ACTCAGACTTTCTCCATCCTCTCGAGTGACAGTTTCACAAGCCTCATCAAGCCGCAGTGTACGTACCAccagaggaaagaggaagagaattgATGTAGAAGAATCTGAAGCTAGTAGTAGTGTCTCCATCTCCCATTCAGCTTCTGCTACTGGAAACATCTCTATTGAGGAGATAGATGTTGATGGAAAATTTATCCGCTTGAAGAATACCTCTAAACAG GATCAACCTATGGGAGGTTGGGAGTTgatcagaaaaataagaaacactTCTGCTAGTTACAGATATACCTCAAGATATGTGCTGAAGGCAGGACAGACCGTTACA ATTTGGGCTGCAAATGCTGGAGTAACTGCTAGCCCTCCCACTGACCTCATCTGGAAGAACCAGAATTCCTGGGGCACTGGTGAAGATGTGAAAGTTGTGCTGAAAAACTCTCAGGGGGAG GaagttgctcagagaagcactGTCTTTAAAACAACTGTGGGtgaaagggaagaggaggaggacgaGGAAGGTGAAAGAGAAGTTCCTGAAGCTGTTGTCCACCAACAG GCAAGCTCAAGGGAATCTGACAGAAGCTGTGTGGTCATGTAA